From the genome of Hymenobacter cellulosilyticus, one region includes:
- a CDS encoding beta-1,3-glucanase family protein: MAIVGIDPAGNHVWINAANSQVLPMSASYNTVTGPTYNGNTGPGQNSKYAACFTRLSSIPNKTFTLPYIAGCRVFISRGQQLYLYFFGSSGAPSGYAAPNHQNPNDPNKGIMYEFIELTNNQYGFFGNTTRVDAFRYPMGLELFGNGYQKRTGELKNAADIVAAYKANVPAEFQGTVNSTTGEITFPSKTPAFQDGSNGTVAGPYGNYFKSYIDAIWNKYKTTDLIFYAGNAGVFKGRVDANDRLVVVGQNGAFAGRTGIINGRPTTQMAFEGKGLLDNRVSDGDCDLVVQAQMTAAINRHVVDVTTANPGQQNWYDASRYYQTGPANYYARFWHLPGISVDNLSYGFAYDDVNDQSATLHTPQPTKVIATFGGFAGSTPPPATGVATMYKDCNYTGTAVALPAGDYNLAALQSRGILNDDVSSLRVNAGYEVVLYEGDNFTGGTLTVGSAGNGCLVNNPLGTSNWNDKTTSLRVRTATTSSFSVTLQAEAANVNNGMTAETTTDAGGGQNMGFVDAGDYLVWNGINFPTSGSYLIEYRVASGASGGTISSDLNAGATQLGNTAIPGTGGWQNWTTVSRTVTINAGTYNFGIYAQTGGWNLNWVRITKVNSAARTTLATAAQRSPEMLQLYPNPVADQLYLSASADLGGSQYRIMDNSGRTMSSGTVVGSSVETSQLPAGIYTLQVTTPGQQQLLRRFVKTK, from the coding sequence GTGGCCATCGTAGGCATCGACCCAGCCGGTAACCACGTCTGGATTAATGCCGCTAACAGCCAGGTGCTGCCCATGAGTGCCTCCTACAACACCGTGACCGGGCCGACTTATAATGGCAACACCGGCCCCGGGCAAAACTCCAAATACGCGGCCTGCTTCACCCGCCTGAGCAGCATTCCGAACAAGACCTTTACCCTGCCCTACATTGCCGGCTGCCGGGTGTTTATTTCCCGGGGCCAACAGCTTTACCTCTATTTCTTCGGCTCCTCGGGCGCGCCTTCGGGTTACGCGGCACCTAACCACCAGAACCCGAACGACCCGAACAAGGGCATCATGTACGAGTTCATCGAGCTGACTAACAACCAGTACGGCTTCTTTGGCAACACCACCCGCGTCGACGCTTTCCGCTACCCCATGGGCCTAGAGCTGTTTGGCAACGGCTACCAGAAGCGTACGGGCGAGCTGAAAAATGCCGCCGATATTGTGGCGGCCTATAAGGCCAACGTGCCGGCCGAGTTTCAAGGCACAGTCAACAGCACCACCGGCGAAATCACCTTCCCTTCCAAGACGCCGGCTTTTCAGGATGGCTCGAATGGCACCGTAGCCGGCCCTTATGGCAACTACTTCAAGAGCTACATCGACGCCATCTGGAACAAGTACAAGACCACGGACCTGATTTTCTACGCTGGCAATGCGGGCGTATTTAAGGGCCGCGTAGATGCCAATGACCGGCTGGTCGTGGTAGGCCAGAACGGCGCTTTTGCCGGCCGCACCGGCATTATCAACGGCCGCCCCACCACTCAGATGGCCTTCGAAGGCAAGGGCCTGCTCGACAACCGTGTGAGTGACGGCGACTGCGACTTGGTAGTGCAGGCCCAGATGACGGCCGCCATCAACCGCCACGTGGTAGACGTAACGACTGCCAACCCCGGCCAGCAGAACTGGTACGATGCTAGCCGGTATTACCAAACTGGTCCGGCCAACTACTATGCCCGCTTCTGGCACCTGCCCGGCATCAGCGTGGATAACCTCAGCTACGGCTTTGCCTACGACGACGTGAACGACCAGTCGGCCACGTTACACACGCCCCAGCCTACCAAGGTCATTGCCACTTTCGGCGGTTTCGCCGGCTCTACTCCACCGCCTGCTACGGGCGTGGCTACTATGTACAAGGACTGCAACTACACCGGTACCGCCGTGGCCCTGCCCGCCGGCGACTACAACCTGGCTGCTTTGCAAAGCCGCGGCATCCTGAACGACGACGTGTCCTCGCTCAGAGTTAACGCCGGTTACGAGGTGGTGCTCTACGAAGGTGACAATTTTACGGGCGGCACGCTCACGGTGGGCAGCGCCGGCAACGGCTGCCTGGTAAACAACCCATTGGGCACCAGCAACTGGAATGATAAAACCACTTCGCTGCGGGTACGCACCGCCACAACTTCCTCGTTCAGCGTGACGCTGCAGGCTGAAGCGGCCAACGTGAACAACGGCATGACAGCAGAAACCACCACCGACGCAGGCGGCGGGCAGAACATGGGCTTCGTGGATGCCGGCGACTATCTGGTCTGGAACGGCATCAATTTCCCCACCTCAGGCTCCTACCTGATTGAGTACCGCGTAGCCAGCGGTGCCAGCGGCGGCACCATTTCCTCAGACCTTAATGCTGGAGCAACTCAGCTGGGCAACACGGCCATTCCCGGCACCGGCGGCTGGCAGAACTGGACCACCGTGTCCCGCACCGTGACTATTAACGCCGGCACCTACAACTTCGGCATCTACGCCCAGACCGGCGGCTGGAACCTTAACTGGGTCCGCATTACTAAAGTCAACAGCGCGGCCCGCACCACGCTGGCAACGGCAGCCCAGCGCAGCCCCGAAATGCTGCAGCTCTACCCCAACCCGGTAGCTGACCAGTTGTACCTAAGCGCCTCCGCCGACCTGGGCGGCAGTCAGTACCGCATCATGGACAACAGCGGCCGGACGATGAGCAGCGGCACGGTGGTGGGTAGCTCTGTGGAAACGAGCCAGTTGCCAGCCGGTATCTACACGCTACAGGTAACGACGCCGGGTCAGCAGCAGCTTCTGCGCCGCTTTGTCAAAACCAAGTAA
- a CDS encoding T9SS type A sorting domain-containing protein — translation MASRAGGVLPVELTAFGAQYTGSTVVCRWATATETNSAYFVVERSQNARQFTEIGRVAGAGTSTRAQSYSFSDARPLPGTAYYRLRQVDQDGSTAFSPVAVVQSAEQAAFTVVPNPGVGAYELGTSFREPARLQGTVLNLLGQPVVQFNQEVAAGNVRTPFTLEGQPAGVYLVQLVTPGGPVTLRVVKQ, via the coding sequence GTGGCCTCACGCGCCGGCGGGGTGCTGCCGGTAGAGCTTACCGCCTTTGGGGCGCAGTACACGGGCTCCACGGTGGTGTGCCGCTGGGCCACTGCCACCGAAACCAACAGCGCCTACTTTGTGGTGGAGCGTAGTCAGAATGCCCGGCAATTCACTGAAATAGGCCGGGTGGCCGGGGCCGGTACCAGCACCCGGGCGCAGTCATACTCCTTTAGTGATGCGCGGCCCCTGCCCGGCACAGCCTACTACCGTCTGCGCCAGGTAGACCAGGACGGCAGCACGGCTTTCTCACCGGTGGCCGTGGTACAGAGTGCTGAACAGGCGGCCTTTACGGTAGTGCCCAACCCCGGGGTCGGCGCCTACGAGCTAGGCACCTCTTTCCGGGAGCCGGCCCGCCTGCAAGGCACTGTGCTAAACCTGCTGGGCCAGCCGGTAGTGCAGTTCAATCAGGAGGTAGCGGCGGGCAATGTGCGCACTCCGTTTACGCTGGAAGGTCAGCCCGCCGGGGTTTACCTGGTGCAGCTGGTTACGCCCGGCGGCCCGGTTACGCTGCGGGTAGTGAAGCAGTAG
- a CDS encoding sterol desaturase family protein, which yields MNSASSTSAPELAPSPVKTPDQIKPKHKGSAQLFKNPLLERLTHTHIALPVSIFLLTAAGSLYYGLTHGFINGLSAFGLFLLGWFMFTYVEYAMHRYLYHIPATTPKRAKFQYTMHGVHHEFPKDKTRLAMPPIVTVFVASLLFFIFRFIFGSYVFGILAGFTFGYALYLFVHYAIHAYAPRRTS from the coding sequence ATGAATTCCGCTTCTTCTACCTCAGCCCCCGAACTAGCCCCCAGCCCGGTAAAAACACCTGACCAGATCAAACCCAAGCACAAGGGTTCGGCGCAGTTGTTCAAAAACCCCTTACTGGAGCGTCTTACGCACACCCACATTGCCCTGCCCGTATCCATCTTCCTGCTCACGGCGGCGGGTAGCCTGTACTACGGCCTCACGCACGGCTTTATCAACGGCCTTTCGGCTTTCGGCCTGTTTCTGCTGGGCTGGTTTATGTTTACCTACGTGGAGTATGCTATGCACCGCTACTTGTACCACATTCCGGCCACCACGCCGAAGCGGGCCAAGTTTCAGTACACCATGCATGGGGTACACCACGAGTTTCCCAAAGACAAAACCCGCCTGGCTATGCCGCCCATCGTGACGGTATTTGTGGCTTCGCTGCTGTTCTTCATTTTCCGCTTCATCTTCGGCAGCTACGTGTTCGGCATTCTGGCCGGCTTCACGTTTGGCTACGCGCTGTATCTGTTTGTGCACTATGCCATTCACGCCTACGCGCCCCGAAGAACTTCCTGA
- a CDS encoding shikimate kinase — translation MRLYLIGMPGAGKTTLGRALAVAYELPFRDLDQEIVRREQRSVADIFAAEGEAYFRQREATVLRDLVAELPDLVLATGGGTPCFHQNAEVLLETGTTLYLHVPVEELVRRLQRGAATRPLLAETSSSEALEKRLRETLAAREQFYSRAPLRCSGSSCTVAAVQRLLEQYRTSS, via the coding sequence ATGCGTCTGTACTTGATTGGAATGCCGGGAGCAGGCAAAACGACGCTGGGCCGGGCGCTGGCCGTGGCCTACGAGCTGCCCTTCCGGGACCTCGACCAGGAAATCGTGCGGCGGGAGCAGCGCAGCGTGGCCGATATCTTTGCCGCCGAAGGGGAAGCCTACTTCCGGCAGCGCGAGGCCACCGTGCTGCGCGACCTGGTAGCCGAACTGCCCGACCTGGTGCTGGCCACCGGCGGCGGCACGCCCTGCTTCCACCAGAATGCGGAAGTGCTGCTCGAAACCGGCACCACCTTATATCTGCATGTGCCAGTGGAAGAACTGGTGCGCCGCCTGCAGCGGGGCGCCGCTACCCGGCCCCTGCTAGCCGAGACCAGCAGCTCTGAAGCTCTGGAGAAGCGCCTGCGCGAAACCTTAGCCGCCCGTGAACAGTTTTATAGCCGCGCGCCGCTGCGCTGCTCAGGTTCTTCGTGCACGGTGGCGGCCGTACAGCGTCTGTTGGAACAGTACCGAACCAGCAGCTAA
- a CDS encoding ABC transporter permease: MISFVLRRLLQGILVLAGVALTVFFLFTVLPGDPVALLAGQRSDVATRAAIAADLGLDQPVPVQLVGYLNDVSPLGLHPRDSAGVAKYGGVALLPLGDKSLVLKVPYLRRSFQSNKDVLRILLDHFTGTLWLALAAMLLAAVLGITFGIVAALKPHSWLDRALITTSVLGISVPSFVAGILIAMTFGFYWSHWTGLNLTGQLYETDPFTGRHLVLRNLLLPAIALGIRPLAVITQLTRSSMLDVLSQDYIRTARAKGLSGYRVVVGHALKNALNPVITAVSGWLASLMAGAFFIEYIFNWKGLGTVTLRAVENLDFPVVMGATIFIAFLFVVVNIVVDVLYAVLDPRVKLS; encoded by the coding sequence ATGATTTCTTTCGTGCTGCGGCGGCTGTTGCAAGGAATACTGGTGCTGGCCGGGGTGGCCCTCACGGTGTTCTTTCTGTTTACGGTGCTGCCCGGCGACCCGGTGGCCCTGCTGGCCGGTCAGCGCTCCGACGTAGCCACCCGCGCCGCCATTGCCGCCGACCTGGGCCTCGACCAGCCCGTGCCGGTGCAACTGGTGGGCTACCTCAATGACGTGTCGCCGCTGGGCCTGCACCCGCGTGACTCGGCCGGCGTGGCCAAATACGGCGGTGTGGCCCTGCTGCCCTTGGGCGACAAGTCCTTGGTGCTGAAGGTACCCTACCTGCGCCGCTCGTTTCAGAGCAACAAGGACGTGCTGCGCATCCTACTCGACCATTTTACGGGCACGCTCTGGCTGGCCCTGGCGGCCATGCTGCTAGCAGCGGTGCTGGGCATCACCTTCGGCATCGTGGCGGCTCTGAAGCCTCATTCCTGGCTCGACCGGGCTCTGATAACCACATCCGTGCTGGGTATATCAGTACCGTCCTTCGTGGCCGGCATCCTGATTGCCATGACTTTCGGCTTTTACTGGAGTCACTGGACCGGCCTGAACCTGACCGGGCAGCTCTACGAAACCGACCCCTTTACGGGCCGCCACCTGGTGCTGCGCAACCTGCTGCTGCCCGCTATTGCCCTGGGCATCCGGCCGCTGGCTGTTATTACCCAGCTCACCCGTAGCTCCATGCTCGACGTGCTCAGCCAGGATTACATCCGCACGGCTCGGGCCAAGGGACTGTCGGGCTACCGCGTGGTGGTGGGGCATGCGTTGAAAAACGCGCTGAATCCGGTGATTACGGCCGTGTCGGGCTGGCTGGCTTCGCTCATGGCGGGGGCTTTCTTTATTGAGTACATCTTCAACTGGAAAGGGCTAGGTACCGTCACACTGCGGGCTGTTGAAAACCTGGACTTTCCGGTGGTAATGGGCGCCACTATCTTCATTGCCTTCCTCTTCGTGGTGGTCAATATCGTGGTCGACGTGCTCTACGCCGTGCTGGACCCGCGGGTAAAGCTGAGTTAA
- a CDS encoding BT_3928 family protein: MKSITRICWLLLGALFIFSGLVKLNDPIGTAYKLEEYFEVFAASVPSLASFFLWFKSSARLLSLTLSSLEVILGVALLLRWYLRQTLWVLLVLLVFFTFLTFYSAAFNKVTDCGCFGDFIKLTPWTSFSKDVFLLVLWAVVFLNQRYLRRVFAKGMLGIMYITLASAVAIGIGVRALGHLPYFDFLPYKVGNDIGQLMKPSAAMRYKYIMERNGETQEFTEYPTDTTWKYKQMVALNPESAPKITDFKVWNDQGDYTQELLKGNKLVLIVQNTDHADRDRFELINKLISAADSSQKKITPLVITSSSPAEFDAFRHEVNLSAPFYYADATVLKSMIRSNPGFMLLKDGVVKGKFHYHDIPDRAKLEELL, translated from the coding sequence ATGAAATCCATTACCCGTATCTGCTGGCTGCTGCTGGGCGCGCTGTTTATCTTCTCGGGCCTGGTCAAGCTCAACGACCCTATTGGCACGGCCTATAAGCTGGAGGAATATTTCGAGGTGTTTGCCGCCTCCGTGCCTAGCTTGGCCAGCTTCTTCCTGTGGTTTAAGAGCAGTGCCCGGCTGTTGTCGCTCACGCTCAGCTCCCTGGAGGTAATTCTGGGCGTGGCCCTGCTGCTGCGCTGGTACCTGCGCCAAACCCTGTGGGTGCTGCTGGTGCTGCTGGTGTTCTTCACCTTCCTAACCTTCTACTCGGCGGCCTTCAACAAGGTAACCGACTGCGGCTGCTTCGGCGACTTTATCAAGCTCACGCCCTGGACCTCGTTTAGCAAAGACGTGTTCCTGCTGGTGCTCTGGGCAGTGGTGTTCCTCAATCAGCGCTACCTGCGCCGGGTGTTTGCCAAAGGCATGCTGGGCATCATGTACATCACCCTGGCCTCGGCGGTGGCCATCGGCATCGGGGTGCGGGCCCTGGGCCATTTGCCCTACTTCGACTTCCTGCCCTACAAAGTTGGCAACGACATTGGGCAGCTGATGAAGCCCTCGGCGGCCATGCGCTACAAGTACATTATGGAGCGCAACGGCGAAACCCAGGAGTTTACCGAATACCCCACCGACACTACCTGGAAGTACAAGCAGATGGTGGCCCTAAATCCAGAATCGGCCCCAAAAATCACCGACTTCAAGGTCTGGAACGACCAGGGCGACTATACCCAGGAGCTGCTCAAGGGCAACAAGCTGGTGCTTATCGTACAGAACACTGACCATGCCGACCGGGACCGGTTCGAGCTGATCAACAAGCTGATTTCGGCGGCTGATTCGTCCCAGAAGAAAATTACGCCGCTGGTTATTACCAGCAGCAGTCCGGCCGAGTTCGACGCCTTCCGCCACGAAGTCAACCTCTCGGCGCCCTTCTACTACGCCGATGCCACGGTGCTTAAGTCCATGATTCGCTCGAATCCCGGCTTTATGCTGCTCAAGGACGGCGTGGTGAAAGGCAAGTTCCATTACCACGACATTCCCGACCGCGCCAAGCTCGAGGAACTGCTGTAG
- a CDS encoding DUF1599 domain-containing protein, whose protein sequence is MSNQTQHEYDQVIGQCRSLFLAKTHDYGTAWRIMRLPSVTDQIYIKAQRIRSIQEKGKQLVADGVDEEFVAIINYCVIALMQLRLPADAPLDLEPADVAAAYDEQVAENRRLLFAKNHDYGEAWRQMRVESITDIILMKLHRTKQIEDLAGLTRVSEGVDANYRDMLNYAVFALIKRGALAPSPNLIQNKEFKAL, encoded by the coding sequence TTGAGTAACCAAACCCAGCACGAGTACGACCAGGTGATTGGTCAATGCCGGAGCTTATTCCTGGCCAAGACCCACGACTACGGCACGGCGTGGCGCATTATGCGCCTGCCCTCGGTCACCGACCAGATCTACATCAAGGCCCAGCGCATCCGCTCCATTCAGGAGAAGGGCAAGCAGCTCGTGGCCGATGGGGTAGATGAGGAGTTTGTGGCCATCATCAACTACTGCGTTATTGCCCTGATGCAGCTGCGCCTGCCGGCCGACGCGCCCCTGGATCTGGAGCCCGCCGACGTGGCCGCCGCCTACGACGAGCAGGTGGCCGAAAACCGCCGCCTGCTGTTTGCCAAAAACCACGACTACGGCGAGGCCTGGCGGCAGATGCGGGTGGAAAGCATTACCGACATCATCCTGATGAAGCTGCACCGTACCAAGCAGATTGAGGACCTGGCCGGCCTGACCCGGGTGTCGGAAGGCGTGGATGCCAACTACCGTGACATGCTCAATTATGCCGTGTTTGCCTTGATTAAGCGCGGGGCTCTGGCCCCGAGCCCAAACCTGATTCAGAATAAGGAGTTTAAAGCGTTATGA
- the cdaA gene encoding diadenylate cyclase CdaA — protein sequence MIGTFSIGFLRIGWIDVVDVLLVTVLFYQLYKLLTGSVALKIFLGLMSIYLLYLVVKAAGMELLTSILGQFMSVGVLASIILFQQEIRRFLLTIGKATAFDRMRVFPWRRDAPTERMSITPFVEAAKSLAGKNTGALIAFQMVSDLKFYGDSGDLIDATVSKRLLMSIFNKTSPLHDGAVIISNNRIKAARCILPVSENPDVPASMGLRHRAAIGLTEVTDSVVLVVSEETGQISLVRGGEVFRNLSSSDLRARLNEFLFDAAPRPASTSASAAEVAA from the coding sequence GTGATTGGCACTTTCAGCATCGGCTTCCTGCGCATTGGCTGGATAGACGTCGTGGACGTGCTGCTGGTTACGGTGCTGTTCTATCAGCTCTACAAGCTGCTGACGGGAAGTGTGGCGCTGAAGATTTTCCTGGGGCTGATGTCCATCTACCTGCTCTACCTGGTGGTGAAAGCCGCCGGCATGGAGCTGCTCACCAGCATCCTGGGGCAGTTTATGAGCGTGGGCGTGCTGGCCAGCATCATTTTGTTTCAGCAGGAAATCCGCCGCTTTCTGCTCACCATCGGCAAGGCGACGGCCTTTGACCGGATGCGGGTGTTTCCCTGGCGCCGCGACGCGCCCACCGAGCGCATGAGCATCACGCCCTTTGTGGAAGCGGCCAAGAGCTTGGCCGGCAAAAACACCGGTGCCTTGATTGCCTTTCAAATGGTGTCGGACCTGAAGTTCTACGGCGACTCCGGCGACCTGATCGACGCCACCGTGAGCAAGCGCCTGCTCATGTCCATCTTCAACAAAACCTCGCCTTTGCACGACGGAGCCGTGATTATCAGCAACAACCGCATCAAGGCAGCCCGTTGCATCCTGCCCGTGAGCGAGAATCCCGACGTGCCCGCCTCCATGGGCCTGCGCCACCGCGCCGCCATCGGCCTGACCGAGGTGACCGACTCGGTGGTGCTGGTGGTGAGCGAGGAAACCGGGCAGATTTCGCTGGTGCGTGGTGGGGAAGTATTCCGCAACCTGTCGTCGTCCGACCTGCGGGCCCGTCTCAACGAGTTCCTCTTCGATGCCGCTCCCCGCCCGGCCAGCACCTCGGCCTCGGCGGCGGAAGTAGCGGCGTAA